Proteins from a genomic interval of Kribbella aluminosa:
- a CDS encoding PIG-L deacetylase family protein, with protein sequence MRTALVVHAHPDDEVFATGAATSVLSQQGWNVVLRVATAGMHEASDHLSASCALLGIAEWDWLGAPDQWIDDGARNGPRTLTAAQPEAITAAVKTAIDKLQPELILTVGSDGLTGHPDHIAIAQAVQRIQCRALGARLRAEDVRAGEHLVQQFAPGEQVGSGHVKGCDVPLQQIGGASEQLRRQALDAYYDGLGSRPLAELITTHRPSSDGLLLRAVFDATGWQQDRFEELTASSDAPSSR encoded by the coding sequence ATGCGTACCGCTCTGGTCGTCCATGCGCACCCCGACGACGAGGTGTTCGCCACCGGCGCGGCCACCTCGGTCCTGAGCCAGCAGGGCTGGAACGTCGTACTGCGTGTTGCCACCGCCGGTATGCACGAAGCGTCCGACCACCTCAGCGCGTCCTGTGCACTGCTGGGCATCGCCGAGTGGGACTGGCTGGGCGCACCGGACCAGTGGATCGACGACGGCGCCCGCAACGGTCCCCGCACGCTGACAGCCGCGCAGCCGGAAGCCATCACAGCAGCAGTCAAAACAGCGATCGACAAGCTCCAGCCGGAGCTCATCCTCACTGTGGGCAGTGACGGGCTGACAGGCCACCCGGACCACATCGCCATCGCACAAGCGGTCCAGCGCATCCAGTGCCGCGCGCTGGGAGCACGCCTCAGAGCGGAGGACGTGCGTGCAGGTGAGCACCTGGTGCAGCAGTTCGCTCCAGGTGAGCAAGTGGGCTCAGGGCACGTCAAAGGCTGCGACGTGCCGCTACAGCAGATCGGTGGAGCCTCCGAGCAACTAAGAAGGCAGGCACTGGACGCGTACTACGACGGCCTCGGCAGCAGACCGCTCGCGGAGCTCATCACGACCCACCGGCCGAGCAGTGACGGCCTGCTGCTGCGTGCGGTGTTCGACGCGACCGGCTGGCAGCAGGACCGGTTCGAGGAGCTCACTGCTTCGAGCGACGCTCCATCGTCTCGGTGA
- a CDS encoding PPOX class F420-dependent oxidoreductase gives MPRTIATNTKVELDGLLEFVRPRHHMLLLTTRADGTVQASPVSGGVDEQGRIVISSYPERAKSTNVKRAGKASVVVLSDEWNGAWAQVDGSGEVIELPAAVEPLVDYFRAISGEHPDWDEYRDAMVKQGKCLIRITPERWSPIATGGFPAHLAD, from the coding sequence ATGCCTAGGACTATTGCCACCAACACGAAGGTCGAGCTGGACGGGCTGCTGGAGTTCGTGCGGCCGCGTCACCATATGTTGCTGCTGACAACGAGAGCGGACGGGACGGTGCAGGCGTCGCCGGTGTCCGGTGGGGTGGACGAGCAGGGGCGGATCGTCATCTCGTCGTACCCGGAGCGGGCCAAGAGTACGAACGTGAAGCGGGCCGGCAAGGCCAGTGTGGTCGTGCTGTCGGACGAGTGGAACGGCGCCTGGGCGCAGGTGGACGGCAGCGGTGAGGTCATCGAGCTGCCGGCCGCGGTCGAGCCGCTGGTCGACTACTTCCGGGCGATCTCCGGCGAGCACCCGGACTGGGACGAGTACCGCGACGCGATGGTGAAGCAGGGCAAGTGCCTCATCCGGATCACCCCGGAGCGCTGGAGCCCGATCGCCACCGGCGGGTTCCCGGCGCACCTCGCTGATTGA